A single genomic interval of Streptomyces showdoensis harbors:
- the smpB gene encoding SsrA-binding protein SmpB — MAKGLVNVQGKPAKKKSQDKGPERKLIAQNKKARHDYHILDTYECGVVLMGTEVKSLRMGRASLVDGFVQIEGHEAWLYNIHVPEYMQGSWTNHSAKRKRKLLLHREEIDKLEQKASETGHTVVPLALYFLGSRVKCEIALAKGKKEYDKRQTLREQQDTRETNRAIAAAKRRQRASRV; from the coding sequence ATGGCAAAGGGACTCGTCAACGTGCAGGGCAAGCCTGCGAAGAAGAAGAGCCAGGACAAGGGGCCGGAGCGCAAGCTCATCGCGCAGAACAAGAAGGCGCGGCACGACTACCACATCCTCGACACCTACGAGTGCGGTGTGGTGCTCATGGGCACCGAGGTGAAGTCGCTCCGGATGGGCAGGGCGTCGCTCGTCGACGGCTTCGTCCAGATCGAGGGCCACGAGGCCTGGCTGTACAACATCCACGTGCCCGAGTACATGCAGGGCAGCTGGACCAACCACTCCGCGAAGCGGAAGCGGAAGCTGCTCCTGCACCGGGAGGAGATCGACAAGCTGGAGCAGAAGGCCTCCGAGACGGGTCACACGGTCGTGCCCCTCGCGCTGTACTTCCTCGGCAGCCGGGTCAAGTGCGAGATCGCGCTCGCCAAGGGCAAGAAGGAGTACGACAAGCGGCAGACCCTGCGGGAGCAGCAGGACACCCGCGAGACCAACCGGGCCATCGCGGCGGCGAAGCGGCGTCAGCGGGCGAGCCGGGTGTAG
- a CDS encoding MFS transporter, giving the protein MPPPPDLILTPAGPAPAPRYTRHHSPGAPAPAHSPGSPAPARAPRRTPGAAAPVNPYLRLFTLPGARAFTLGNLLARLPMGMFGVSAVILIAETYGSYALAGAVGAAGLFAGALTAPWIARLVDRYGQARIAVPATVHAVLGRLVLLLCASAQAPAWTLFATTALTATAPNTGGMSRARWAHLLKDAPDAKAALHTANAFEQAADELCFMLGPVLAAFLCSALFPGAGTLVAAALFLTGVLLFAAQRSTEPPVAPRTTGRSPLRAPGMPALLAVFLATGAVFGAMEIVTLAYVDGPAAGPVLALQAAGSCAAGLAYGRARRSARLPGCLAAMAALMALPLLAALTGSLLALAGALLLAGLTIAPTMVTGMTLVQRLTPPDRLNEGMTLAVTALLGGVAAGSALGGWLSEHAPTTTCGYLAPVTAATLALLLCLATGVGRRERERKR; this is encoded by the coding sequence ATGCCCCCTCCACCGGACCTGATCCTGACCCCCGCGGGCCCCGCCCCGGCCCCCCGCTACACCCGCCACCACTCCCCCGGGGCTCCCGCCCCCGCCCACTCCCCCGGGTCACCCGCCCCCGCCCGGGCTCCGCGCCGCACACCGGGGGCTGCCGCCCCCGTCAACCCCTACCTCCGCCTCTTCACCCTCCCCGGCGCCCGCGCCTTCACCCTGGGCAACCTGCTCGCCCGGCTGCCCATGGGCATGTTCGGCGTCAGCGCCGTCATCCTGATCGCCGAGACCTACGGCTCCTACGCCCTCGCCGGCGCCGTCGGAGCCGCCGGCCTGTTCGCCGGGGCGCTCACCGCGCCCTGGATCGCCCGGCTGGTCGACCGGTACGGCCAGGCGCGGATCGCCGTGCCCGCCACCGTCCACGCGGTCCTCGGCCGGCTCGTCCTGCTGCTCTGCGCCTCCGCCCAGGCCCCGGCCTGGACCCTCTTCGCGACCACCGCGCTCACCGCCACCGCCCCCAACACCGGCGGCATGTCCCGGGCCCGCTGGGCCCACCTTCTCAAGGACGCCCCCGACGCCAAGGCCGCCCTGCACACCGCCAACGCCTTCGAACAGGCCGCCGACGAGCTGTGCTTCATGCTCGGCCCGGTGCTCGCCGCCTTCCTCTGCTCGGCGCTCTTCCCCGGGGCGGGCACCCTGGTCGCCGCCGCCCTCTTCCTCACCGGGGTGCTGCTCTTCGCCGCCCAACGCTCCACCGAACCCCCGGTCGCCCCGCGCACCACGGGCCGCTCCCCGCTGCGCGCCCCCGGCATGCCGGCCCTGCTCGCGGTCTTCCTCGCCACCGGCGCGGTCTTCGGCGCGATGGAGATCGTCACCCTGGCGTACGTGGACGGCCCGGCCGCCGGCCCCGTCCTGGCCCTCCAGGCCGCGGGCTCCTGCGCGGCCGGACTGGCCTACGGCCGCGCCCGCCGCTCGGCCCGCCTCCCCGGCTGCCTCGCGGCGATGGCCGCGCTGATGGCGCTCCCCCTCCTCGCCGCCCTCACCGGCTCGCTGCTCGCCCTCGCGGGAGCACTGCTGCTGGCCGGCCTGACGATCGCCCCGACGATGGTCACCGGCATGACCCTGGTCCAGCGCCTGACCCCGCCGGACCGCCTCAACGAGGGCATGACCCTCGCGGTGACCGCCCTGCTCGGCGGCGTGGCGGCGGGCTCGGCCCTGGGCGGCTGGCTCTCGGAGCACGCCCCGACGACGACCTGCGGCTACCTCGCCCCGGTCACGGCGGCGACCCTGGCCCTGCTGCTGTGCCTGGCGACGGGGGTGGGCCGCCGGGAGCGGGAACGGAAGCGGTGA
- a CDS encoding LysR family transcriptional regulator — protein MSGDPDPRLLRSFVAVAEELHFTRAAARRYTAQQALSRDIRRLERELGAELFVRTTRQVALTPDGERLLPYAHRVLTAYEELADAFRGGPRPLLVDLNSAGLGHENVVRRARELAPELELMARYESGLTGAAREILAGRLDVSFGRYGGLDPVLRDRLEAQFVRYEPMAVLLPEGDPLAALPEVPLGALAGRDVYAGAGNDRTPEWTDLAARLFAGHGVRVAPPAPLVVGMEEFRRIMAKSPTPVLAVVDFPPMPGCVLRPLVDPVPLSPVSLVWRRGLRHPGLDALRRAAAELAAAEGWYERPAGSWLPDGELLGALTAPPRSG, from the coding sequence ATCTCCGGCGACCCCGACCCCCGGCTTCTCCGTTCCTTCGTCGCCGTCGCGGAGGAACTCCACTTCACCCGCGCCGCCGCCCGCCGGTACACCGCGCAGCAGGCCCTCAGCCGGGACATCCGGCGGCTCGAACGGGAGCTGGGCGCCGAGCTGTTCGTCCGGACCACCCGGCAGGTCGCGCTCACCCCGGACGGCGAGCGGCTGCTCCCGTACGCGCACCGCGTCCTCACCGCGTACGAGGAGCTCGCCGACGCCTTCCGCGGCGGGCCCCGTCCGCTCCTCGTCGACCTCAACAGCGCCGGCCTCGGCCATGAGAACGTCGTCCGCCGGGCCCGCGAACTCGCCCCGGAACTGGAGCTGATGGCCCGCTACGAGAGCGGCCTCACCGGCGCGGCGCGCGAGATCCTCGCCGGGCGGCTCGACGTCTCCTTCGGGCGGTACGGAGGCCTCGACCCGGTCCTGCGGGACCGCCTGGAGGCGCAGTTCGTGCGGTACGAGCCGATGGCCGTGCTGCTCCCGGAGGGCGACCCGCTCGCCGCGCTGCCCGAGGTCCCGCTCGGCGCGCTGGCCGGCCGGGACGTCTACGCGGGCGCAGGCAACGACCGCACGCCCGAGTGGACCGACCTGGCCGCCCGCCTCTTCGCCGGCCACGGCGTGCGGGTCGCCCCGCCCGCGCCGCTCGTCGTCGGGATGGAGGAGTTCCGCCGGATCATGGCCAAGTCGCCCACCCCGGTCCTCGCCGTGGTCGATTTCCCGCCGATGCCGGGCTGTGTGCTGCGGCCCCTCGTCGACCCCGTCCCGCTGTCCCCCGTGAGCCTGGTCTGGCGCAGGGGGCTGCGGCACCCGGGGCTCGACGCCCTGCGCCGGGCCGCCGCCGAGCTCGCCGCCGCCGAGGGCTGGTACGAGCGCCCGGCCGGCTCCTGGCTGCCGGACGGGGAGCTCCTGGGGGCGCTCACAGCACCCCCGCGCTCCGGGTGA
- a CDS encoding nitrate/nitrite transporter, producing the protein MGGRWIERWEPEDETFWREGGERIARRNLWFSVLAEHIGFSVWSLWSVMVLFMGPGYGVDPAGKFFLIATATLVGAFVRIPYTFAVARFGGRNWTVVSALLLLLPTGLAYAVMEPGTSYGTFLLVAALTGVGGGNFASSMTNINAFFPLRKKGWALGLNAGGGNIGVPVVQLVGLLVIGTAGALHPRLVLGVYLPLIVVAALCAALFMDNLAPVRNDTGAVKEAVAARHTWIMAFLYVGTFGSFIGYGFAFGLVLQTQFGRTPLQAASLTFIGPLLGSLVRPLGGALADRHGGARITLATFAAMAAATGVVIHASMTESLTVFLVGFIGLFALSGLGNGSTYKMIPAIFLAQGHGKGLTGEAAEAYGRRLSGASMGLIGAIGALGGLGINLAFRQSFLTVGTGTGAFVAFLAFYAACMAVTWAVYLRRPAATAPVTGTAEGVAEPSTARLGYAEV; encoded by the coding sequence ATGGGCGGCCGGTGGATCGAACGCTGGGAGCCGGAGGACGAGACCTTCTGGCGTGAGGGGGGCGAGCGGATCGCCCGCAGGAACCTGTGGTTCTCCGTGCTGGCGGAGCACATCGGCTTCTCGGTCTGGAGCCTGTGGTCGGTCATGGTGCTGTTCATGGGACCGGGGTACGGCGTCGACCCGGCCGGCAAGTTCTTCCTGATCGCGACCGCCACCCTGGTCGGCGCGTTCGTCCGGATCCCGTACACCTTCGCCGTCGCCCGCTTCGGCGGCCGGAACTGGACGGTGGTCAGCGCCCTGTTGCTGCTGCTGCCGACGGGCCTCGCCTACGCGGTGATGGAGCCGGGCACCTCGTACGGCACCTTCCTGCTGGTCGCCGCCCTCACCGGCGTCGGCGGCGGCAACTTCGCCTCGTCCATGACCAACATCAACGCCTTCTTCCCGCTGCGGAAGAAGGGCTGGGCGCTCGGCCTGAACGCGGGCGGCGGCAACATCGGCGTCCCCGTCGTCCAGCTCGTCGGGCTCCTCGTCATCGGCACCGCCGGGGCCCTGCACCCGCGCCTCGTCCTCGGCGTCTACCTGCCGCTGATCGTCGTCGCCGCCCTGTGCGCCGCGCTCTTCATGGACAACCTGGCCCCGGTCAGGAACGACACCGGCGCCGTGAAGGAGGCCGTGGCGGCCCGGCACACCTGGATCATGGCCTTCCTCTACGTGGGCACCTTCGGCTCCTTCATCGGCTACGGCTTCGCCTTCGGCCTGGTCCTCCAGACGCAGTTCGGGCGCACCCCGCTCCAGGCCGCCTCGCTCACCTTCATCGGCCCCCTGCTCGGTTCGCTCGTCCGGCCCCTCGGCGGCGCGCTCGCCGACCGGCACGGCGGCGCCCGCATCACCCTGGCCACCTTCGCCGCGATGGCCGCCGCCACCGGGGTCGTGATCCACGCGTCCATGACCGAGTCGCTGACCGTGTTCCTCGTGGGCTTCATCGGGCTCTTCGCCCTCAGCGGGCTCGGCAACGGCTCCACGTACAAGATGATCCCGGCGATCTTCCTGGCCCAGGGGCACGGCAAGGGCCTCACCGGCGAGGCGGCCGAGGCCTACGGGCGGCGGCTCTCCGGGGCCTCCATGGGGCTCATCGGGGCGATCGGCGCACTCGGCGGCCTCGGCATCAACCTGGCCTTCCGGCAGTCCTTCCTGACCGTCGGCACCGGCACCGGGGCCTTCGTCGCCTTCCTCGCCTTCTACGCGGCGTGCATGGCGGTGACCTGGGCGGTATACCTTCGCCGGCCCGCCGCCACGGCGCCGGTGACCGGCACGGCGGAAGGCGTCGCAGAGCCGTCGACCGCCCGGCTCGGATACGCCGAGGTGTGA
- a CDS encoding uroporphyrinogen-III synthase: protein MDEQERGRQGQGPLAGFTVGVTAARRADELIALLRRRGAAVVHGPALRIVPLADDTELLAATEELIGHAPDVVVATTAIGFRGWVEAADGWGCGDQLLDRLRGVELLARGPKVKGAVRAAGLTESWSPSSESMAEVLDRLLAEGVAGRRIALQLHGEPLPGFVEALEEGGAEVVVVPVYRWMPPVDTGPLDRLLDAVVARALDAVTFTSAPAAASLLRRAGERGLRDELVAALRREVPAVCVGPVTALPLQALGIDTYQPERFRLGPLVGLLCQELPSRARVLPVAGRRVEIRGHAVLVDGALRPVPPAGMALLGLLARRPGWVVGRADLLRALPGAGRDEHAVETAMARLRTALGAPKLIQTVVKRGYRLALDPVADTKYGDETAG, encoded by the coding sequence ATGGACGAGCAAGAGCGCGGCAGGCAGGGCCAGGGGCCCCTCGCGGGGTTCACCGTCGGGGTCACGGCGGCGCGGCGCGCGGACGAGCTGATCGCGCTGCTGCGCCGCCGCGGGGCGGCCGTCGTCCACGGGCCGGCGCTGCGGATCGTGCCGCTCGCCGACGACACCGAGCTCCTCGCCGCCACCGAGGAGCTCATCGGCCACGCCCCGGACGTCGTCGTCGCCACCACGGCGATCGGCTTCCGCGGCTGGGTCGAGGCGGCCGACGGCTGGGGCTGCGGGGACCAGCTGCTCGACCGGCTGCGCGGGGTCGAACTGCTGGCCCGCGGCCCCAAGGTGAAGGGCGCGGTCCGCGCGGCCGGGCTCACCGAGTCCTGGTCGCCGTCCTCCGAGTCGATGGCCGAGGTCCTCGACCGGCTGCTCGCCGAGGGCGTCGCGGGGCGCCGGATCGCGCTCCAGCTGCACGGCGAGCCGCTGCCCGGGTTCGTGGAGGCGCTGGAGGAGGGCGGGGCGGAGGTCGTCGTCGTGCCGGTCTACCGGTGGATGCCGCCCGTGGACACCGGGCCGCTCGACCGGCTCCTGGACGCGGTGGTCGCCCGCGCGCTGGACGCCGTGACCTTCACCAGCGCCCCCGCCGCCGCCTCGCTGCTGCGCCGGGCGGGGGAGCGGGGACTGCGCGACGAGCTCGTCGCGGCGCTGCGGCGCGAGGTGCCGGCGGTGTGCGTGGGGCCGGTGACGGCGCTGCCGCTGCAGGCCCTCGGCATCGACACGTACCAGCCCGAACGCTTCCGGCTCGGCCCCCTGGTGGGGCTGCTCTGCCAGGAGCTGCCGTCCCGGGCCCGGGTGCTGCCGGTGGCCGGGCGCCGGGTCGAGATCCGCGGCCACGCCGTCCTCGTCGACGGCGCGCTGCGGCCGGTGCCGCCGGCCGGGATGGCCCTGCTCGGGCTGCTCGCCCGCCGGCCCGGCTGGGTCGTCGGCCGCGCGGACCTGCTGCGGGCCCTGCCGGGCGCCGGACGCGACGAGCACGCCGTGGAGACCGCCATGGCCCGGCTGCGGACCGCCCTGGGCGCGCCGAAGCTGATCCAGACGGTGGTGAAGCGCGGGTACCGGCTGGCGCTGGACCCGGTGGCGGACACGAAGTACGGGGACGAGACGGCCGGTTGA
- a CDS encoding DUF1772 domain-containing protein, with product MTKTEHQTGHRTDGRTHGGTGRGTGTGGAAGAVLGAATVATGLTAGVWFAYACSVMPALARSDDRVYVEVMRNINDVIQNPVFFTPFFGALLLTALAVRQLRSGGRARGWTVAALVLYVAVFAVTSAANVPLNDALAATADPARARAAFEGPWVLWNDVRGVLTLAGFGCLLRAWAVRGRG from the coding sequence ATGACGAAGACGGAGCACCAGACGGGCCATCGGACGGACGGCCGGACGCACGGCGGCACGGGGAGGGGGACGGGCACGGGGGGAGCCGCCGGGGCGGTCCTCGGGGCGGCGACGGTGGCGACCGGACTGACGGCCGGCGTGTGGTTCGCGTACGCCTGCTCGGTGATGCCGGCCCTCGCGCGCAGCGACGACCGCGTCTACGTCGAGGTGATGCGGAACATCAACGACGTCATCCAGAACCCGGTCTTCTTCACCCCGTTCTTCGGCGCGCTGCTGCTCACGGCACTGGCCGTCCGGCAGCTGCGGTCCGGCGGCCGGGCCCGCGGCTGGACGGTCGCCGCCCTGGTCCTGTACGTGGCGGTGTTCGCCGTCACGTCGGCCGCGAACGTCCCCCTCAACGACGCCCTCGCGGCCACCGCGGACCCGGCGAGGGCCCGAGCGGCCTTCGAGGGCCCGTGGGTGCTCTGGAACGACGTCCGCGGGGTGCTCACCCTGGCGGGGTTCGGCTGTCTGCTGCGGGCGTGGGCGGTACGGGGCCGGGGCTGA
- a CDS encoding helix-turn-helix domain-containing protein yields the protein MNRTALRALLRERRELIAPEAHGLSRPTGRGRRARGLSQQQVDELTCRAVDTYNRLETGRYLHPPADYLRQVARLFGLNEQEWVSLCRYAGIGDPPGPLHPTSGLEVPGVWQEAVDGIRHMAYITDASWNLLAHNRRFAEMYPGGRPPANTMRWMLLDHAARDTTLVDWRTVWAPLILPQLRAAIAARGEDATLRRIEAEVRADPDLGPLWEAGGAHIHPDGDERPLHHALLGPGHVTICAAQPLTAPGSRLIIMLFRPGLQKAHPRAPMLRAGTP from the coding sequence GTGAACAGGACGGCGCTGCGGGCCCTCCTCCGCGAACGCCGCGAACTGATCGCGCCCGAGGCGCACGGCCTCTCGCGGCCCACCGGCCGCGGCCGGCGCGCCCGCGGCCTCTCCCAGCAGCAGGTCGACGAGCTGACCTGCCGCGCGGTCGACACGTACAACCGGCTGGAGACCGGCCGCTACCTCCACCCGCCCGCCGACTACCTCCGCCAGGTCGCCCGGCTCTTCGGCCTCAACGAGCAGGAGTGGGTCTCGCTCTGCCGGTACGCGGGCATCGGCGACCCGCCCGGGCCGCTCCACCCGACCTCCGGCCTGGAGGTGCCCGGCGTGTGGCAGGAGGCCGTGGACGGCATCAGGCACATGGCGTACATCACCGACGCCTCCTGGAACCTGCTCGCCCACAACCGCCGCTTCGCCGAGATGTACCCGGGCGGGCGGCCCCCGGCCAACACGATGCGCTGGATGCTCCTGGACCACGCGGCCCGGGACACCACCCTGGTCGACTGGCGGACCGTGTGGGCGCCGCTGATCCTGCCCCAGCTGCGGGCCGCGATCGCCGCCCGCGGCGAGGACGCGACGCTGCGCCGGATCGAGGCGGAGGTCCGCGCCGACCCGGACCTCGGGCCGCTGTGGGAGGCGGGCGGCGCCCACATCCACCCGGACGGCGACGAGCGCCCGCTCCACCACGCCCTGCTGGGCCCCGGCCACGTCACGATCTGCGCCGCGCAGCCGCTCACGGCCCCGGGGTCCCGGCTGATCATCATGCTGTTCCGCCCCGGCCTCCAGAAGGCCCACCCCCGGGCCCCGATGCTGCGCGCCGGCACGCCCTAG
- a CDS encoding HelD family protein yields MAAQEAVDTVRDREIGVEQEHLDQVYRRLEEKIHEAEFLMNDAAQRGQVGTPGALAERDAQVFRAGIHLNRLNNEFEDFLFGRIDLLFGKDGKKGPDGAYTSVEPAEDAVRTEGGRQHADIGETLHIGRIGVLDSDYAPLVIDWRAPAAAPFYRSTPVDPGRVVRRRVIRSKGRRVLGVEDDLMRPELTATLDGRELPVIGDGALMAALGQARSHTMRDIVASIQAEQDLVIRAPAASVTYVEGGPGTGKTAVALHRAAYLLYQDRRRYSGGILIVSPTPLLVSYTEGVLPSLGEEGQVAIRALGSLVDGVEADAYDEPAVARIKGSSRMLAVLRKAARGALETPAPKAQPTLDEAEDTPAEAPAGTPTLLRVVAFGRRLELGAEDLRRIRHNVLGGTAPVNLLRPRARRLLLDALYARSGAAGRHSDPELAAELRSSFDEDVSTEDSFLAFLDAWWPELTPRGVLDAMGDEKRLGRWARRVLNPGEVRRLARSLRRPGLSVHDVALLDELSTLLGTPARPRKKREYDPLDQLSGLEELMPVREETQRERAERLAAERTEYAHVIVDEAQDLTPMQWRMVGRRGRHATWTVVGDPAQSSWSDPDEAGAARDEALGTRPRRRFELTVNYRNPAEIAELAAKVLALAMPGKESPRAVRSTGIEPRFVPVTEAAGLAETVRSEAERLLAQVDGTVGVVVAMDRRAEAARWLAGLGDRVVALGSLEAKGLEYDATVVVSPAEIADESPAGLRVLYVALTRSTQALTVVSGDRDLPDEAGVPDLLRD; encoded by the coding sequence GTGGCCGCGCAGGAAGCCGTCGACACGGTCAGGGACCGTGAGATCGGTGTCGAACAGGAACATCTGGATCAGGTCTACCGCCGCCTCGAGGAGAAGATCCACGAGGCCGAGTTCCTGATGAACGACGCCGCCCAGCGGGGCCAGGTCGGCACGCCCGGCGCCCTCGCCGAGCGCGACGCCCAGGTGTTCCGGGCCGGCATCCACCTCAACCGGCTCAACAACGAGTTCGAGGACTTCCTCTTCGGCCGGATCGACCTCCTCTTCGGCAAGGACGGGAAGAAGGGCCCCGACGGGGCCTACACCTCCGTCGAGCCCGCCGAGGACGCGGTGCGGACGGAAGGCGGCCGGCAGCACGCCGACATCGGCGAGACCCTGCACATCGGCCGGATCGGCGTCCTCGACTCCGACTACGCCCCGCTCGTGATCGACTGGCGGGCGCCCGCCGCCGCCCCGTTCTACCGCTCCACCCCGGTCGACCCGGGCCGCGTGGTGCGCCGCCGGGTCATCCGCTCCAAGGGCCGCAGGGTCCTCGGCGTCGAGGACGACCTCATGCGCCCCGAGCTGACCGCCACCCTGGACGGCCGGGAGCTCCCCGTCATCGGCGACGGCGCCCTCATGGCCGCGCTCGGACAGGCCCGCAGCCACACCATGCGGGACATCGTCGCCTCCATCCAGGCCGAGCAGGACCTGGTCATCCGCGCCCCCGCCGCCTCCGTCACGTACGTCGAGGGCGGCCCCGGCACCGGCAAGACCGCCGTCGCCCTGCACCGCGCCGCCTACCTGCTCTACCAGGACCGGCGCCGCTACTCGGGCGGCATCCTGATCGTCTCGCCGACCCCGCTGCTCGTCTCGTACACCGAGGGCGTCCTGCCCTCGCTGGGCGAGGAGGGGCAGGTCGCCATCCGCGCGCTCGGCAGCCTGGTCGACGGCGTCGAGGCCGACGCCTACGACGAGCCCGCCGTCGCCCGGATCAAGGGCTCCTCCCGGATGCTCGCCGTGCTGCGCAAGGCCGCCCGCGGCGCCCTGGAGACCCCCGCGCCCAAGGCGCAGCCCACCCTGGACGAGGCCGAGGACACCCCCGCCGAAGCCCCCGCCGGCACGCCCACGCTGCTGCGCGTCGTCGCCTTCGGGCGGCGCCTGGAGCTCGGTGCCGAGGACCTCCGGCGGATCCGCCACAACGTGCTCGGCGGAACCGCCCCCGTCAACCTGCTGCGCCCCCGCGCCCGTCGGCTGCTGCTCGACGCGCTGTACGCCAGGTCCGGCGCCGCCGGGCGGCACAGCGACCCCGAGCTCGCCGCCGAGCTGCGCTCCTCCTTCGACGAGGACGTGTCGACGGAGGACTCCTTCCTCGCCTTCCTCGACGCCTGGTGGCCCGAGCTCACCCCGCGCGGCGTCCTCGACGCCATGGGCGACGAGAAGCGGCTCGGCCGCTGGGCCCGCCGGGTGCTCAACCCCGGCGAGGTGCGCCGGCTCGCCCGCTCGCTGCGCCGCCCCGGGCTCTCGGTGCACGACGTGGCCCTGCTCGACGAGCTGTCCACGCTCCTCGGCACCCCGGCCCGGCCGCGCAAGAAGCGCGAGTACGACCCGCTGGACCAGCTCAGCGGTCTGGAGGAGCTGATGCCGGTACGGGAGGAGACCCAGCGGGAGCGGGCCGAGCGGCTCGCGGCCGAGCGGACCGAGTACGCGCACGTCATCGTCGACGAGGCCCAGGACCTCACGCCCATGCAGTGGCGGATGGTCGGCCGCCGCGGCCGGCACGCCACCTGGACGGTCGTCGGCGACCCCGCGCAGTCCTCCTGGTCCGACCCGGACGAGGCGGGCGCGGCCCGCGACGAGGCCCTCGGCACCCGGCCGCGGCGCCGCTTCGAGCTCACCGTGAACTACCGCAACCCGGCCGAGATCGCCGAGCTCGCCGCCAAGGTGCTGGCGCTCGCCATGCCCGGCAAGGAGTCCCCGCGCGCGGTGCGCTCCACGGGCATCGAGCCCCGCTTCGTACCGGTCACGGAGGCGGCCGGTCTGGCCGAAACCGTGCGGTCCGAGGCCGAGCGGCTCCTCGCACAGGTGGACGGGACGGTCGGCGTGGTCGTCGCGATGGACCGCCGCGCGGAGGCCGCCCGCTGGCTCGCCGGGCTCGGCGACCGGGTGGTGGCGCTCGGCTCCCTGGAGGCGAAGGGCCTGGAGTACGACGCCACGGTGGTGGTCTCGCCCGCCGAGATCGCGGACGAGTCGCCGGCCGGGCTGCGGGTGCTCTATGTGGCGCTCACCCGTTCCACGCAGGCGCTCACGGTGGTCTCGGGCGACCGTGACCTGCCGGACGAGGCCGGGGTTCCGGACCTGCTGCGGGACTGA
- a CDS encoding NAD-dependent malic enzyme encodes MATAPSVSYSMTVRLEVPASGTAVSQLTTAVETHGGSVTGLDVTASGHEKLRIDVTIAATSTAHADEIVQQLRGIEGVVLGKVSDRTFLMHLGGKIEMASKHPIRNRDDLSMIYTPGVARVCMAIAENPEDARRLTIKRNSVAVVTDGSAVLGLGNIGPKAALPVMEGKAALFKRFAGIDAWPLCLDTQDTDAIVEIVKAIAPGFAGINLEDISAPRCFEIEARLREALDIPVFHDDQHGTAIVVLASLTNALRVVGKGIGDVRVVMSGAGAAGTAILKLLIAAGVKHAVVADIHGVVHADRADLVDAEPDSPLRWIADNTNPEGVTGTLKEAVVGADVFIGVSAPNVLGAEDVAAMAEGAIVFALANPDPEVDPAIARQTAAVVATGRSDFPNQINNVLVFPGVFRGLLDAQSRTVNTEMMLAAASALADVVTEDELNPNYIIPSVFNDKVAGAVAGAVRTAAKAAGAGA; translated from the coding sequence ATGGCAACGGCGCCCAGCGTCTCGTACTCGATGACGGTCCGGCTCGAGGTGCCCGCGAGCGGCACAGCGGTCTCCCAGCTCACCACGGCGGTCGAGACCCACGGCGGCTCGGTCACCGGCCTCGACGTGACCGCTTCCGGCCACGAGAAGCTGCGGATCGACGTCACCATCGCCGCCACCTCCACCGCGCACGCCGACGAGATCGTCCAGCAGCTGCGCGGCATCGAGGGCGTCGTGCTCGGCAAGGTCTCCGACCGTACGTTCCTGATGCACCTCGGCGGCAAGATCGAGATGGCGTCCAAGCACCCCATCCGCAACCGTGACGACCTCTCGATGATCTACACCCCGGGCGTCGCCCGCGTGTGCATGGCGATCGCCGAGAACCCCGAGGACGCCCGCCGCCTCACCATCAAGCGCAACTCCGTCGCAGTCGTGACGGACGGCTCCGCCGTCCTCGGCCTCGGCAACATCGGCCCCAAGGCCGCCCTGCCGGTCATGGAGGGCAAGGCGGCCCTCTTCAAGCGCTTCGCCGGCATCGACGCGTGGCCGCTCTGCCTGGACACCCAGGACACCGACGCCATCGTGGAGATCGTCAAGGCCATCGCACCCGGCTTCGCGGGCATCAACCTGGAGGACATCTCGGCGCCCCGCTGCTTCGAGATCGAGGCCCGGCTGCGCGAGGCCCTGGACATCCCGGTCTTCCACGACGACCAGCACGGCACCGCCATCGTCGTGCTCGCCTCCCTCACCAACGCGCTGCGCGTCGTGGGCAAGGGCATCGGCGACGTACGGGTCGTCATGTCCGGTGCGGGCGCGGCCGGTACGGCCATCCTGAAGCTGCTCATCGCGGCCGGCGTGAAGCACGCGGTCGTCGCCGACATCCACGGCGTGGTGCACGCGGACCGCGCGGACCTGGTGGACGCGGAGCCGGACTCGCCGCTGCGCTGGATCGCCGACAACACCAACCCGGAGGGCGTCACCGGCACCCTCAAGGAGGCCGTCGTCGGCGCCGACGTCTTCATCGGCGTCTCGGCCCCCAACGTGCTCGGCGCGGAGGACGTGGCCGCCATGGCGGAGGGCGCGATCGTGTTCGCGCTCGCGAACCCGGACCCCGAGGTGGACCCGGCGATCGCCCGTCAGACGGCCGCCGTCGTGGCCACCGGCCGCTCGGACTTCCCCAACCAGATCAACAACGTGCTGGTCTTCCCCGGCGTGTTCCGCGGCCTCCTGGACGCCCAGTCCCGGACGGTCAACACCGAGATGATGCTGGCCGCCGCCAGCGCCCTCGCGGACGTCGTCACCGAGGACGAGCTGAACCCGAACTACATCATCCCGTCGGTCTTCAACGACAAGGTCGCCGGCGCGGTGGCCGGCGCGGTGCGCACCGCGGCGAAGGCGGCGGGCGCGGGGGCCTGA
- a CDS encoding HU family DNA-binding protein → MNRSELVAALADRAEVTRKDADAVLAALAETVGEVVAKGDEKVTIPGFLTFERTHRAARTARNPQTGDPINIPAGYSVKVSAGSKLKEAAKGK, encoded by the coding sequence ATGAACCGCAGTGAGCTGGTGGCCGCCCTGGCCGACCGTGCCGAGGTGACCCGCAAGGACGCCGACGCCGTTCTGGCCGCGCTCGCCGAGACCGTCGGCGAGGTCGTCGCCAAGGGTGACGAGAAGGTCACCATCCCCGGCTTCCTGACCTTCGAGCGCACCCACCGTGCCGCTCGCACCGCTCGTAACCCGCAGACCGGCGACCCGATCAACATCCCGGCCGGCTACAGCGTGAAGGTCTCCGCGGGCTCGAAGCTCAAGGAAGCCGCCAAGGGCAAGTAA